The Pyxidicoccus xibeiensis genome contains the following window.
GTCCGCGTGGACACGTCCGGCGTCAGCCTGGCGGACCTGGACACCCACGCCGCCCGGGCGGGGCTCTCGGGAGAGGTGACGTTCTCCGACGACGGGGCCGCGCGACTGCTGGCCCTGGTGGCGCGCGAGAAGGCGAACGGCCTGCGCGTCTCGCCCAACTTCCTCTTCGAGTCGAGCCTCATCACCTCCTCGCAGGAGCACCCCGCCGGAGCGGGCTTCGCCAACCCCTTCACCGAGGTCCCGTTCGCCACCACCGGGAGCCGGAGCAACATGGTGCTCCTGTGGCAGTTCGTGGCGGCCCAGCCTCCGCCGCGCCGCAGCAGCGTCGCCATCATCGATGGTGGCTTCTGGCTGGATGCGACGGGCCGGCCCTTCACCAGCCGCACGGATGGAACCTGGGCCTCCGACTTCCCGGAGGCGCCGGTGCAGTACGACTTCGTGGCGGATGACTACCTCGCGGACGGCCCCAATCTGGACGCCTGCACCGGCGGCAGTCCCTGCCCGTGGCACGGCAACGGCGCGGCGGGTGTCGCGGTGGGCCGCTTCGACAACCAGTACGGCGGCGCGGGCACCGGTGGCCAGGTGGCGGACCCCATGCTGTTCAAGACGGACAGTGACTGGGGGAAGACGGCCCGCTCCATCCGCACGGCCGTGTCCTGGGGCGCGGACGTCATCTCCATGAGCTTTGGCGCCAACTGCGACAACGTCTTCTGTGACGCCTTCTTCGAGACGAACCTCTACCCCGCGCTCCGCAACGCCCGCGACAACGGGGTGGTGATGGTCGCCGCGGCGGGCAACGAGGCCGAGTCGGCCAACGGCAAGGTGCCGTGCAAGGCCGCCGAGGACGTCATCTGCGTGGGCGCCCTGGAGAACGGCACCCTCCTGGCCAAGGGCTACTCCAACTCGGGCACCAGCGTGGACCTCTGGGCGCCTACGGACGTCCTCACGCTCCCGGACGGAGACACCACGCCCAACCGCACGTCCTTCGGAGGGACGAGCGCCTCCGCGCCCTTCGTCGCCGGTGTCGCGGCGGTGATGCGCGCGTATGACTCCACCCTCACCTCCGCCGAGGTGACGAACATCCTGCGCGCCACGGCGTGGACGGACTCCACGGACCCCAAGGTGACGCATGCCCTCAACGCGTACCGTGCGCTGCGCGAGGTGACTCCCGGCCTCAACGCGCCCCCGCACGTGACGGTGGTGCGCCAGGGCAGCACCAGCCTCGTCGTGGACCTCAACCGGGGGTTCAACGTGAGGGCGCAGGCGAGGGACTTGGAGGACGGCGACCCGTGCTGCACGGTGACGTGGAGCCCGGCACCGACCGCCACCAGCGACAGCGGCCGCAATGCCGTCTTCACGCTGACCACGGTGGGCTCGCGCACCCTGACCGCCACCGTCACCGACCGCGGGGGCGCCACGTCCACGGCGTCGCTCACGGTGACGGTGCGCAACTCCAGCCCCGTGGCCACCATCCAGCAGCCCCTTCCCGGAGCGTCGATTCCCGCGGGGGCCCCGCGGCAGCTGCTCGGCTCCGCCACGGACTTCAATGAGCCCGGCGAGGTGCTCGCCTGCAGCCGCCTGCGCTGGACGAGCAGCAACGCCGCGGACGCCTCCTTCCCCGTGACGGGCTGCGACGTGCGCGTCACCTTCGCCACCACCGGCGCCCGGACGCTCACCCTCACGGCGACGGACCCTCAGGGCTTCACGGGACGCGCCACGGTGAGCGTCAACGTGACACCCGCGCCCATCAACTACGGGCCGACCATCTCCTTCGGCGCGCTGCCGGCGAAGACGTACGAGGATGGCTACTCCTCGTCCGTCAACTTCAACCTCAGCGCCAGCGCCACCGACCCCGAGGGCAACACGCCCATCACCTACCGGTGGAAGGCGACGTCGTACCGGCCCAACACCACCACCCGGTACGCGGGGCCCGTCTACATCACCTCGGCCACCACGGCATCCGCCAACCTGAGCTGGAAGCCGGACAACACGCCGTCTCTGTTCGGCGGTTTCTCCGTCTTCGGCAACGCCTGCTACAACGGCCAGAACGTGCTGCTGGAGCTGGAGGCCACCGACAGCCTGGGCAACAAGAGCATCCGGGCGCAGACCGTGAAGGTCTACCTCTGCCAGCTGTTCTAGCCAGACGCCGAGGCCGGGAGCGGCAGGTCTCCGCTCCCGGCCCGGCTCAGCCCGGGCGCACGGCCAGGCTCAGCACTCGTGGCCGTGGTCCTGCTCGAACACCAGGACGCGGCGCGACTGCGGGAAGTAGATGACGTACATCTCCCAGACCATGCACGCGTCCGGCCACATCTCGCGGCGGTAGGTCCAGCCCGTCACCTGGACGCTCTCCGTGCCGTTGCTGTACTCGTTGAGCAGGTCCGGGTTCAGCGACGAGAAGCGCGAGATGAGCCGGCTCTGGACGAACTGCGCGTAGCTCATGTTCGACAGGCGGATGCCGTCCATCGCGTAGCTGCGCTCCACCTGCATCACCGCGTCGGCGACGGCGTTCAGGCTCGCCGGCGTCGTCTGGCTCCAGGAGAAGGAGTAGCCGCGCAGCTCGCCGTAGCAGTCGTACTCGCTGCCACACGCCGCGTTGGCCGCCGCCAGCTCTGCCTGGAGGCTGCTGCTCACCGGGTACTCGTTGAGCGTCAGCGAGGTGAGGTTGGAGCCGATCGGGTGCGCCCCCTGCGTGTCGGTTCCGGTGGGCGCATCACCTGAGGGAGCGTCGGTGGGACCACAGGCGCCCAGCAGCAACGCAGGCACCAGCCAGAGGGACTTGAAGGAACGGAGCATGGAGACGACCTCGTTGAATGGGGGGAATGGCACACCCCTGTTCGCCACCGACACCCTGCCCACCCGGGTGAGCCACGCGCAGCATAGGCGCGGGGGCCGACGTCCCCCAGGACTTGATGCATCTCAGTTGCGTGACTTCAGCGCGTACCAGCGCGCCTTGTCGTGGAAGCCCACCCAGAAGCCTTTTCCGTCCGAGGTCGCAATGACCGTGTTGAGCGAATCATCCAGCTCCCACGTTTCCAGCAGCGTGCCATCGAAGCGGTAGTGGCGGACGCGCCCGACGTCCGGCCCCCGTCCCTCCGGCGTCACGCGCTCCCCCAGCAGGAAGCCCTGGCCATCGGCGGTGGGCTCCACGATGGCGGCGCGCACCCAGTCCAGGTTGGTGAAGAAGACGGCGGGCTCGCCGGTGGCCACGTCGCGGATGTCCAGCAGGTCATCCGGCCTTCCGTCCTTCGACTCCACGACGATGGTGACCAGGTGCCGTCCATCCGGAAGGAAGGACACCCTGTCGAGCCTCCGCCCTGGGGCGACAGTCATCGTGGTGCGGGTGCGCTCCTCCGGAGGCCACGTCTCCAGGCCGTACCGGGCGAGCACCACCTCTCCCAGGTACGCGTTGCCAGGGGCGTGGATGCAGGCGATGAGCAGCTCCGTGCGCGTCTCCACGACGTCACAGTTCTCG
Protein-coding sequences here:
- a CDS encoding S8 family peptidase encodes the protein MAEARSARGLNHRYVANEVLIATDDPAELQAFLKRVGGTVVGDDSVPPPPPGSGIKPRDVDTAPHQYTVRVDTSGVSLADLDTHAARAGLSGEVTFSDDGAARLLALVAREKANGLRVSPNFLFESSLITSSQEHPAGAGFANPFTEVPFATTGSRSNMVLLWQFVAAQPPPRRSSVAIIDGGFWLDATGRPFTSRTDGTWASDFPEAPVQYDFVADDYLADGPNLDACTGGSPCPWHGNGAAGVAVGRFDNQYGGAGTGGQVADPMLFKTDSDWGKTARSIRTAVSWGADVISMSFGANCDNVFCDAFFETNLYPALRNARDNGVVMVAAAGNEAESANGKVPCKAAEDVICVGALENGTLLAKGYSNSGTSVDLWAPTDVLTLPDGDTTPNRTSFGGTSASAPFVAGVAAVMRAYDSTLTSAEVTNILRATAWTDSTDPKVTHALNAYRALREVTPGLNAPPHVTVVRQGSTSLVVDLNRGFNVRAQARDLEDGDPCCTVTWSPAPTATSDSGRNAVFTLTTVGSRTLTATVTDRGGATSTASLTVTVRNSSPVATIQQPLPGASIPAGAPRQLLGSATDFNEPGEVLACSRLRWTSSNAADASFPVTGCDVRVTFATTGARTLTLTATDPQGFTGRATVSVNVTPAPINYGPTISFGALPAKTYEDGYSSSVNFNLSASATDPEGNTPITYRWKATSYRPNTTTRYAGPVYITSATTASANLSWKPDNTPSLFGGFSVFGNACYNGQNVLLELEATDSLGNKSIRAQTVKVYLCQLF